GATGCTTCAGGCCAGAAACCGGCCAGATTCGCGACGCCAATCCCAAAAAAAGTAAAGGTGAGCGGAAACCAGATAGAACCCACTTCACGAAATCCCCAAACGAAAAAGAACGCAAGGAGAAGCAGAGCAATCAGTGCCCCCATTCGTAATGCGACACCCGCTTCCCGCCGCTGTGCGGCGGCAACGTAGGTCTCAGCGTCCCATACTTGAAAATGGGTATGGATCACCGTTTCCGAAACAATCCGCACATACAGTTCAACCGTCTCCCCGGGTTGAATACGAATAGCCAGCGAAGGATACCGCGTATCCATCGTGCCCTCCGGCTTCCGCATCATGCTGCCGGAGCGGGCATGCCTGACTTTACCATCGCCATAAACAACATACCAGTCCAGGTAATCCATCCTCGCAAAAGGGACTTCAACCACCCGGCAGATCGGACTCGTGTGATCGGTGTTACAGAAACGCATGCGCACCCATATCTCGTCATCCTGCAATCCGAGATGCCCCCGGGTTTCCGCCAGCAGCGTCCATTGATCCTCAGGCAGTGCCTGAATATCCTCAATGCCTGCCGAACGTCCGGATATGGAGACCATTTCCCTGACGGGAAACGAAACACCCGCCCCGTCACGCATGCCGTCTGCTGCAAGACAAGGACGACCCCCGGCACCCCAGCAAAAACACATCAAGAGAGCTATAAACCAGAACTTCATAGCGGCATGTCATACGCACAACCAGCGCACAGTTCAAGCACTCTCCTCGCAACATGCCATTTGACATGTCGGAACTTCTTACACTGTCGCAAAACACAACATGTTTCATTCTCATTTATGATTACAAATCCGACAAAACACCTCATATTTGACAAATCATCATATCATGACCCGACCGGAAAACTATTTAACACATCATCTGTTATCGGCCATTCCTCAAATAGCATTTCAAGCAAGATATATACAACATCACAAACATATGTATAGCTCCCGCTTCTCACAACTGATTTTCCTGCTGGCACGATCCCTGCGCAACACAAAGCGGACTAGAACAGTTAAACTTCTTCACATTAAGCAGGAAAAATTCATGATAAAACAGAAAATACCTTATTTACTCATTTCACTAATACTCAGCTTTCTAGCGCATCCGCTTTATGCACTGCAAGTCACGCTGGAATGGGAGGCTCCGTCCACCACCATCGATGGAACAGCCATCACCGACCTGAGCGGATTCTTAGTTTACTACGGCACAGAATCGGGCGTATACACCAAAACATTAAACAACACCGACACCGAGCCCAAGGCACTCATACCCGATCTGGAATACAACAAAACCTATTACTTCTCTGTTCGTGCATGCACCTCCAATGCACTGGAGAGCGATTATTCTGAAGAGCTGATCTGGCATTCTCCGCTGATGCCTGATGAAGATAGCGACGCCATCTCAGATGCCTGGGAACTGGCCCATTTCGCCATGCTCAACGCCGCCAACAGCCAGAGCGACAGCGATGCTGACGGCATGACCGATGCCGACGAATTTATTGCAGGAACCGATCCGCTGGCCGGCGATAAATATCCCGTGGTCGACATAGCGATACCCGTAACCGGTGCTGTACTCACCTTCGTGGCACAGAAAACCGAAGGAGACGGCTATGAAAATCGCGAACGGTACTACACCCTCAAACGCTGCACCGACCTGTCGGCAGGGATATGGGACGTCGTCCCCGGATTTGACAATATCCTCGCCATGAACCAGATAGTCAGCTTTCCCATTGATGAAACACAGCAATCTGTATACTATTCAACATCCATTCGGCTGGAATAAAATAAAAGCATCGTCTTCAGTTCAAAAAAAATATAAGGATTATCCGCATAACCCCCTCCGAACCGAATAAGAAAAAATAAACAAGCTGTTGGCGAAGACCGATCAGCTATGAAACCGGCTCCTCCTCCCGGTTTTCATAGAAAGACGGTGTACACAAAAACAGAGAAAAAAAATGCTCCTCCGTTACAAAAAAACGGGGGGGGCATTTTTTTATTCAGAATAAAACACCCATCCGCATGTAACCGCTGGCAGCTATCGACGATTACATCATTTACCCCTCTGGTAAAAAACGACGGACGACGGAAGCGATCATCACATTTCGTCCAAATCAAGCATTTTTTATCACCGATATTCCTTCCCTTATTCCAGGGACATACGGTAGCATTCAGACAAGTCGAGGGCTACTCACACTCTGAGAGGAGGCACAAGATGATAAACAATGATAAGCCGAATGTAGGATTAGTTGGATGTGGATACTGGGGGCCCAACCTGATCCGTAATTTTCAGTCATTAGCAGAATGTCACTTAAAAGCAGTATGCGACATTGACGAGGCTCGACTGGCCATGATCAAGACCATGAATCCCACCATAGAAACCCACACCAGTTATGACATATTCATCAACGATGAAGCGCTGGATGCGGTGGTCATCGCGGTACCGGTCAAATATCACTTTGATTTGGCATTCCGCAGTTTAATGGCGGGGAAACACACTTTCATTGAAAAACCAATGGCTGCATCGGTGGAAGAATGCAAAAAACTGATTGAACTGGCCGAGCACATGAACCTGACCCTGATGGTTGGGCACACCTACCTGTATTCCCCTGCGATACGCAAGATCAAAGAACTCATTGATGCCGGAGAACTGGGACGAATCCATTACATCAGCTCTCGACGACTAAACCTGGGTTTGTATCAGAAAGACATCAATGTGGTCTGGGATCTTGCGCCGCATGATATCTCCATTCTACTCTATCTGATGGATGATTATCCTACGGAAATCAACTGTCGGGGAAAGACCACCTGCAACTCAAAAATTCCCGACGTATCCAATATGACACTGACCTTTGCCGACGAAGGATTTGCCACCATTCACAGCAGCTGGCTGGATCCGCGCAAAGTACGGGACATGGCCATTGTCGGAGATTCGAGGATGCTGGTCTATGACGATCTGGAGGATCACGAAAAGATCAAAATCTATGATATGCGGGTTGATCCGCAGGTGGTTCCCAACGAATCGCGTGTCGCCTATCATTATGGCGATATGTGGGCGCCCTACATCGTTCCCGCCGAACCGCTGCGCCAGGAATGTGCGCATTTCATCGACTGCATCGTTACGGGTGCCAAACCGCTGAGTGACGGCAAAAACGGACTGGACGTCGTACGCATTCTGTCGCTGGCATCGGATTCCATGCAGAACAGCGGGAACAACATGATTGTCAGGAACGGCAAACCGAACTGTGGTGAACTGTACATCAAAACAGGAGCCTACGAATGAGGGCGCCAACGACCGGCAGCCCGCGCATCACCCCGGATGTCATTCTGGGCGAGAATGTGAAAATCTATGATTTCACCAACATCTACGGGTGTGAAATCGGCGATGATTCATCGGTGGGCCACTTTGTGGAAATTCAGAAAGGCGCGAAGATCGGGCGGCGCTGCAAGATTTCCACCCACACCTTCATCTGTGAAGGAGTGACCATCGAAGACGATGTATTCATCGGACACAGCGTCACGTTTATCAACGACCGCTATCCACGGGCGACCAATGCGGACGGATCACGTCAGACGGAGAACGACTGGGAATGCATTCCCACGCACATCAAGCGCGGGGCATCCGTCGGTTCCGGCTCCACCCTGCTCTGCGGCATCACCGTTGGCGAGAACGCCATCATCGGCGCGGGCAGTGTGGTCACAAGAGATGTACCGCAGAACATGATCGTTGCGGGCAATCCTGCCCGCATCCTCAAGCAGGCAACACATGGAGGCAACTGATGAATGTTCCCTTTCTCGATCTGAGCGCACAGTATCACAGTCTGCGCAGCGAACTGCATGACGCCATGCAGCAGGTACTGGATCAGACGGCTTTTACAGGCGGGCCCTTTGTGACCAGGTTTGAAAAATCCTTTGCGGAGTATACACACTGCGCTGAGGCGGCAGGCGTCTCCAGCGGCACCAATGCGCTGCATCTGGCCCTGCTGGCTGTAGGCATTAAACCGGGCGATGAAGTGATCACGGCGGCCAACAGCTTTATTGCCACGGCCGAGGCCATCAGTCATTGCGGTGCCGTGCCGGTATTCGCCGACTGCGATCCCGTCACCTATACCATCGACCCGCAGGCCGTAGAAAACGCCATAACCAATAAAACGCGAGCGATTATTCCCGTGCATCTGTTCGGTCAGATGGCCGATATGGATCCCATTATGGCCTTGGCACGACTGCACAAGCTGTGGGTTATCGAAGATGCCTGTCAGGCGCACGGGTCGGAATACAAAGGCCAGCCGGCCGGCTCCATCGGTGATGCGGGCTGCTTCAGTTTTTATCCCGGAAAAAATCTGGGAGCCTATGGCGATGCCGGAGCGGTGGTCTCCAGTCAGCCGGGGGTCATCGACAACGTGCGCCTGCTGCGCGACCATGGGGCCGCGCGTAAATACATTCACTCCGTCGTAGGCTGGAACGCCAGGATGGACGGAATACAGGCGGCGATTCTCAGCGTAAAGCTAAAATATCTGGACGCATGGAATGCCGCACGCCTGGCGCATGCGCACTATTACAAGGAGTGCTTCGGCAGCCGTGCAGGAGTCGTTCTGCCCGGCGAATCGCCGCACGGACGCCACGTATTTCACCTGTTTGTCATCCAGTTGGAAAACCGGGACGATGTGCTGCAGCACATGCAGTCGAAGCACATCCAGTGCGGCATACACTACCCCGTTCCCCTGCACCTGCAGGAGGCCTACGCCTTTCTGCATCAGGGAACAGGCACCTTTCCGGTAACAGAACGCTGTGCTCGGCGGTTCCTTTCACTGCCCATGTTTCCGGAACTCACAGAAGAGCAAATAAAACACGTAACCAGCGAGGTCATCGCAACAATGAAATAGACACCACAAAAAAAGGAAGGGACATCATGAAAACGAACATAACGAATCAAGGTCACATCCTTAAATTTCTATCCATTCTGGGTGCACTGAGCATCATCACGCTGTCGGGCTGCACCACACTGCCCGCCTCGACCAAACCGGTAACCGGCCAGTCCATGCCCGACACCGATGTTTACCTGAACCCGGGCGATGTAGTAGAAGTCCAGTTTTTTTACACACCGGAACTGAACGACATTCAAACCATCCGACCCGACGGAAAGATCGCGTTGCAGCTGGTTGGCGATGTCACTGCGGGAGGCAGAACCCCCACGCAGCTTCAGGCGGCTCTGCAAGATCAATACACCGGCGTCATAGAGAAACCAGATGTTACCGTGGTGGTCAGGGAGCTGAACAACCGCTCCATATATATTGACGGAGCCGTAAGGAAACCCGGAATGATGATGATGCCCGGCAACCTGACGCTGCTCAGTGCCATCATTCAGGCGGGCGGATTCGATCAGGGAACTGCGGCGGTGGAAAACGTGATTGTCATCCGGAATATCGACGGCAAACGTGTCACCTACTGCCTGAACCTCCGCGATGCCATCATTGGCGCCAGCCCGCATGATCCTTTCTATCTGCACGGACAGGACATCGTATACGTCCCCCGCACCCGGATCGTGGATATGGGGCAGTGGATCGACCAGCACATCAACCAGATCGTCCCCCAGTTTGGATTCACCTATTACCACACACGGGGCAACAGCACCATTGGTCTTGATACATCATCGAGCCGCTAACGTCATCTGCCAACCCACAATAAAAAGGAGCAGTCATGCGCTCACAAATCAACACACCAACGGAAAACCGGACCTTTCGTGATCTGCTTGAAATCATATTTCGCCATAAGAAGAAAGCGATGCTGTTCTTTTTCATTGTGGTGATCACCGCAGCAGTCACGCTGTCCCTCACGCCGCAGAACTACACCTCCACCTCCAAACTGATCATTCGGCGCGGACGTGAAAACGTATTTCTTGATCCCACTGCGGCCACGGGCAACATGCTGCCAATCTATAAGGAATGGGAAAGCGAGGTAAATACCGAGCTGGAAATTCTGAACAGCCACGAACTGGTGCAGGAAGTCATCGAAGAGCTGGGACCGGATGTGTTTGTCCCCACTGCAAACGGAAATGGCCACAGCACAAAGAGCTTTGTTCGCAAGTACTTAGTACCCGTGAGACAATGGCTGGTGAATGCCAGAGCAAAAATGCAGGGCATGAACAAAATACACAGCGATGTACCGCAGAGCAACATGGACAAGGCCGTACAGTTTGTGGAACACAACCTGCAGATCAACGTCAGAAACAAGAGTGATATTATCACCGTATCCTACACCGCCACCACACCGGATCTGGCGCAGGACGTGGTATCGCGACTGGTCGCCCTGTATCTCGAAAAACGTATCGGGGTACATCGGACGCCCGGTGCTCACGAGTTCTTCATACAGCAGACCAGTCAACTGCTGACCGCATTGCGGCATACAGAAAATTCCATCAATGAAATCAAGCAAAGTGCCGGCATCTTCTCGCTGGAGGACAACCGAAGTGCCCTGCTCGCGGCCATTGAATCCGTTCGGGCACAGCAAGGACGCGTAGAGGCCTCATTGGTGGCCGCCAATGCAAAAGTCGACAAACTATCCGCGATGCTCCAGCAGAACACAGGCGACACGCCCGGAGCCGCCCTGGATCGGGGCGAATACCGCGATCTTCAGACGGCGCTGCGTATGGAAGAAACCGAGCAGTCCGCCCTGAATGCGGAACTCAGGGAACTGTCCGATCAGCTGGCGGGGCTCCGCTCTGAACTGGCTGAACTGAACACACTGGAAACGCCGTTACGCACACTGGAACGGGAACAGGAACTGCTGGAAAACAAATATCGCAGATACTCCGAAAACGAAGAGCAGGCACGTATCAATGAAGCGCTGGAAACCAAAAAAATATCCAATGTGACCATCGTTCAGCGTGCCACCCTGCCGGAACGGGCCAATCCCGCAGGCAAAGCGGCAAAAGCCATGGCGGCGGTCTTTCTGGCACTGGTGGGCGGTCTCGGTATTCCTTTCCTGTTCAATGCACTGGATCCTTCCATGCACAGTGAATCCGACGTCACAGAAAGGATGGATATTCCGACGCTCATTGAGCTGCCCAACACGCCCAGCAAAGCGCTTCTGCCCGATGTGCATCCTCCCAAACACAAACGAGGAGGCTCCCGATATATGCGCGGCGGGAAACTCATCCATCGCAATCGCGGGGACTACTTTGAAGACCTGCGCTTTAAAGTCCTTTCGGCAACCAAAGATAAGACCCCGCCCCTGGTCATCGGGGTCACGGCCGGTTCCGCCGGTGAAGGCGTAACCTGTGTCGCCGCCAATCTGGCGGCCGCCATGGCCAGAGAAGGACATTTCAATGAAATCATTCTTTTCGATGCCAACCCGGATCCGCATTCGCGGACCTTCATTAAAAATATGCCCAATGCCCCCTTCTCCTACAAATCCATCACCTCCTTTCTGGTAAAACCGGACAAGATCAGCCGAAAAAACATCACGGCGGGGGTATTCAGCGATATCCTGACAAATATCAAAAAGCAGGGTGGCGACATCATCATCGTTGATATCCCCCCCATCAGCGAAGGCGGTTATGCGGCACAGATTGCCTCGGAAATGGACACCACCATCCTGGTCATCGAAGCCTCGCGCACCTCGTGGCGAACGGCGCAATGGACCCTGGACCTGCTGAAATCGGCCTCGGCCGATGTCTGCGGAATCGTATTAAATCGACAGCGCTTCAGCATGCCTAACTGGCTCTACCGAAAACTATAACCCAAAGGAGGTTTGTGATGTTTCATATCAGCAGATACAAAAATGAGGATCGGAATGCAGGCGATCCGCTCGATCTCGGCGGACAGCTATGCTCCGAAGAGAAACTGCGACTGGCCATGATGCGTGAGTGTTCGCGCGTCGACCGGTCGGGCGGGCATTTCACGGTGGCCGTCTTTGAATCAACGCAGGGAGCTCTGCCAGAGGTTCTGGAGTCGCTGGCCCATGTCATATGCGCGCGGCTTCGGTTCACGGACACCGCCGGCTGGCTCAATGCCACCACCATCGGAGTCCTGCTGCCGGATACCCCGCACAAGGGAGGGCGCATCTATGCCAAAATGATCCTTGCCAAACTGCCCGGGGAGCATCTGCAGCCGGAGTGGCATGTCTATACCTATCCGCCCCACAGCGCAGATCCGGATTCCGATGCCTTCTTCAAAAATGAGATGGCAGGCAAGACGCCGACCTGGAAACGCGCCATGGATATCACCATGGCGGGGACTCTTCTGGTCATTCTGTCGCCACTCATGCTGCTGGCAGCACTGGGCATAAAACTCTGCTCTCCCGGACCGGTTCTATTCCGACAGGACCGCGTGGGAATGGCGGAACGGAATTTCTGCTGTTACAAATTCCGTTCCATGCATCTGAATGTGGATCATGAGATTCACAAAAGTCATCTGAGCTACCTGATGAAAACAGATGTGCCCATGTACAAGCTGGATAAAACAAAGGATCCGCGCATCTTCCCCTTTGGACGATTCATCCGCGCGGCGTCCATCGACGAACTGCCCCAGCTGTTCAATGTGCTCAAGGGAGACATGAGCCTGATCGGACCGCGCCCGGCCATTCCCTATGAACACCAACAATTCCAACCCTGGCAGCGACATCGGATCGATACGCTGCCCGGGCTCACCGGACTGTGGCAGGTCAGTGGAAAAAACAAAACGACATTCTCCCAGATGATGCGTTATGACAACCGGTATGCCCATCACATAGCCCTGCGCAACGACATACAGATTATCAGCAAAACCATTCCGGTCATCGTCGGCCAGCTACTGGACAGTCACCTGCCTATCCTTCAGCAAGTACCGGAACACGAGGTATAAAAATGAAAACACCTCATTATATTTTGGTCACGGCAGCACGCAATGAAGCGGCTTATCTGGCCGACACCATTGAATCGGTCGCCGCACAAACGATTATGCCGCGGAAATGGCTAATCGTCAGCGACGGCTCAACCGATGATACCGATCACATCGTGCTGAAATACTGCCAGAAACATCCGTTCATCGAACTGCTGCGCGTCTATCCCGACAGTCACCGAAACTTTGGTTCCAAGGCTCTGGCCATCAATGCGGGCTATCGGCAAATTAATGCCGTCCCCCACGAATTTGTCGGCATACTGGACGCCGACATCACCATGGATCCCCATTACTACAAAAGCGTCATCGAGCAATTTGAACGCGATCCGCTGCTGGGCATTGCAGGCGGGGTTCTGCTGGATATTATCGACGGAAAAGAAGTGCCGCAGATCACCGATCAGGCCTGGAGCGTCAGCGGACCGGTTCAGATGTTTCGCAGGACCTGTTTTGAGGCCATCGGAGGATACAAAGCCATTGCGGGCGGCATTGACGCCGTGGCCGAAGTGGAGGCTCGCATGCAGGGATGGAAGGTCAGAGCCTTTCCGGAGCTGGTCGTTCGTCACCTGCGGCAGACCGGCATTGAGAACCATGGGAAACTCGGACTCTACTACCAGCGCGGCATCGAAGATTACCGGCTGGGATATCATCCCATCTTTTTCGTGGGACGCTGCATCCGGCGCTTCAAAGAACCGCCCTACGTGCTGGGCGGACTGCTCATGCTGGCGGGTTATATGCTGCCCACACTGCGACGGGCCCCTAAAAAAGTTTCTGACGACTTCATTCAGTATCTGCGCTCAGAACAAGTTCAGCGCATGAAAGTATTCATGCATCTTGAAAAAGGAATCACCCCATGATCTGCGTACATGTCACAGACGAACACCGCCCTGCCGCAGAAGAGTTCTTCGAGCTCTTCAAGACAGCGTGGTGTCCCTACAGCCAGGGGATGCAGAGCGACATTCTTCTGACAAATCGCACCATTCACGAGAAAACCGACTTCGCTCTCTACATCGTGTATGACGGCACGGGAAACACCCCGGCCGTCCCGCGCATGGTCAAACAATCCGACGGAACCGGCTGGCCGCTGTACACCCCGAGCCAGTCCTTCCCCGGCGAAAACTCCCCGTTACTGACCGACGCCGAAACAGGTCAGCCTGTGGTCTACATGCAGGAACAGTCCGGTAAAAAAATCAT
This genomic stretch from Spartobacteria bacterium harbors:
- a CDS encoding fibronectin type III domain-containing protein, which codes for MTRPENYLTHHLLSAIPQIAFQARYIQHHKHMYSSRFSQLIFLLARSLRNTKRTRTVKLLHIKQEKFMIKQKIPYLLISLILSFLAHPLYALQVTLEWEAPSTTIDGTAITDLSGFLVYYGTESGVYTKTLNNTDTEPKALIPDLEYNKTYYFSVRACTSNALESDYSEELIWHSPLMPDEDSDAISDAWELAHFAMLNAANSQSDSDADGMTDADEFIAGTDPLAGDKYPVVDIAIPVTGAVLTFVAQKTEGDGYENRERYYTLKRCTDLSAGIWDVVPGFDNILAMNQIVSFPIDETQQSVYYSTSIRLE
- a CDS encoding Gfo/Idh/MocA family oxidoreductase gives rise to the protein MKPAPPPGFHRKTVYTKTEKKNAPPLQKNGGGIFLFRIKHPSACNRWQLSTITSFTPLVKNDGRRKRSSHFVQIKHFLSPIFLPLFQGHTVAFRQVEGYSHSERRHKMINNDKPNVGLVGCGYWGPNLIRNFQSLAECHLKAVCDIDEARLAMIKTMNPTIETHTSYDIFINDEALDAVVIAVPVKYHFDLAFRSLMAGKHTFIEKPMAASVEECKKLIELAEHMNLTLMVGHTYLYSPAIRKIKELIDAGELGRIHYISSRRLNLGLYQKDINVVWDLAPHDISILLYLMDDYPTEINCRGKTTCNSKIPDVSNMTLTFADEGFATIHSSWLDPRKVRDMAIVGDSRMLVYDDLEDHEKIKIYDMRVDPQVVPNESRVAYHYGDMWAPYIVPAEPLRQECAHFIDCIVTGAKPLSDGKNGLDVVRILSLASDSMQNSGNNMIVRNGKPNCGELYIKTGAYE
- a CDS encoding N-acetyltransferase yields the protein MRAPTTGSPRITPDVILGENVKIYDFTNIYGCEIGDDSSVGHFVEIQKGAKIGRRCKISTHTFICEGVTIEDDVFIGHSVTFINDRYPRATNADGSRQTENDWECIPTHIKRGASVGSGSTLLCGITVGENAIIGAGSVVTRDVPQNMIVAGNPARILKQATHGGN
- a CDS encoding DegT/DnrJ/EryC1/StrS family aminotransferase encodes the protein MNVPFLDLSAQYHSLRSELHDAMQQVLDQTAFTGGPFVTRFEKSFAEYTHCAEAAGVSSGTNALHLALLAVGIKPGDEVITAANSFIATAEAISHCGAVPVFADCDPVTYTIDPQAVENAITNKTRAIIPVHLFGQMADMDPIMALARLHKLWVIEDACQAHGSEYKGQPAGSIGDAGCFSFYPGKNLGAYGDAGAVVSSQPGVIDNVRLLRDHGAARKYIHSVVGWNARMDGIQAAILSVKLKYLDAWNAARLAHAHYYKECFGSRAGVVLPGESPHGRHVFHLFVIQLENRDDVLQHMQSKHIQCGIHYPVPLHLQEAYAFLHQGTGTFPVTERCARRFLSLPMFPELTEEQIKHVTSEVIATMK
- a CDS encoding polysaccharide export protein, producing MKTNITNQGHILKFLSILGALSIITLSGCTTLPASTKPVTGQSMPDTDVYLNPGDVVEVQFFYTPELNDIQTIRPDGKIALQLVGDVTAGGRTPTQLQAALQDQYTGVIEKPDVTVVVRELNNRSIYIDGAVRKPGMMMMPGNLTLLSAIIQAGGFDQGTAAVENVIVIRNIDGKRVTYCLNLRDAIIGASPHDPFYLHGQDIVYVPRTRIVDMGQWIDQHINQIVPQFGFTYYHTRGNSTIGLDTSSSR
- a CDS encoding sugar transferase, with protein sequence MFHISRYKNEDRNAGDPLDLGGQLCSEEKLRLAMMRECSRVDRSGGHFTVAVFESTQGALPEVLESLAHVICARLRFTDTAGWLNATTIGVLLPDTPHKGGRIYAKMILAKLPGEHLQPEWHVYTYPPHSADPDSDAFFKNEMAGKTPTWKRAMDITMAGTLLVILSPLMLLAALGIKLCSPGPVLFRQDRVGMAERNFCCYKFRSMHLNVDHEIHKSHLSYLMKTDVPMYKLDKTKDPRIFPFGRFIRAASIDELPQLFNVLKGDMSLIGPRPAIPYEHQQFQPWQRHRIDTLPGLTGLWQVSGKNKTTFSQMMRYDNRYAHHIALRNDIQIISKTIPVIVGQLLDSHLPILQQVPEHEV
- a CDS encoding glycosyltransferase family 2 protein → MKTPHYILVTAARNEAAYLADTIESVAAQTIMPRKWLIVSDGSTDDTDHIVLKYCQKHPFIELLRVYPDSHRNFGSKALAINAGYRQINAVPHEFVGILDADITMDPHYYKSVIEQFERDPLLGIAGGVLLDIIDGKEVPQITDQAWSVSGPVQMFRRTCFEAIGGYKAIAGGIDAVAEVEARMQGWKVRAFPELVVRHLRQTGIENHGKLGLYYQRGIEDYRLGYHPIFFVGRCIRRFKEPPYVLGGLLMLAGYMLPTLRRAPKKVSDDFIQYLRSEQVQRMKVFMHLEKGITP